A section of the Candidatus Limnocylindrales bacterium genome encodes:
- a CDS encoding metal ABC transporter ATP-binding protein produces MNSQPPTTISGQQTRIKERPVIELVDVSCGYDHSPVFEKVDLNIYQGQFAGIVGPTGSGKTTLLKVILGLVKPLQGMVTVLGQPVQGKAPPFIGYVPQLESVDWDFPVTVEQVVLMGRYREMGILPWPNSRDRRLVSELLERLGLTAYAKRQIRNLSGGQQQRVFLARALIGNPKLILLDEPTAGVDLKTQHDILHLLAEVNLKGVTILLTTHDLNAIAAHLPWVICFNQRVIAQGAPEEIFTTEVLRQTYNSEMMVIKQGPLTLIANSALVLKSHE; encoded by the coding sequence ATGAACAGTCAACCCCCGACAACAATTAGTGGACAACAGACTCGGATCAAAGAACGTCCGGTTATTGAATTGGTGGATGTTTCCTGTGGGTATGATCACTCTCCAGTCTTTGAGAAGGTCGATCTAAACATATATCAAGGTCAGTTTGCAGGAATTGTAGGTCCAACCGGATCTGGTAAAACGACATTGCTTAAAGTTATTTTAGGCCTTGTTAAACCCTTACAGGGGATGGTTACCGTTTTAGGCCAACCGGTTCAAGGAAAAGCCCCTCCCTTCATCGGATATGTGCCCCAATTGGAAAGTGTGGATTGGGACTTTCCGGTAACCGTAGAGCAAGTGGTCCTGATGGGGCGATATCGAGAGATGGGGATCTTACCATGGCCTAACTCCCGAGATCGTCGGCTGGTCTCAGAACTTCTGGAACGGCTTGGGCTGACGGCCTATGCAAAACGTCAGATACGAAACCTCTCCGGTGGACAGCAACAACGCGTTTTTCTTGCCCGGGCGCTTATTGGAAACCCCAAGCTGATTTTATTGGACGAACCGACGGCCGGTGTAGATCTCAAAACGCAACATGATATCTTGCATCTGTTGGCAGAAGTTAATTTAAAAGGGGTTACGATTCTCTTAACTACCCATGATCTTAATGCAATCGCCGCGCATCTTCCCTGGGTTATTTGCTTTAATCAAAGGGTTATTGCCCAGGGGGCTCCTGAGGAAATTTTTACAACCGAAGTCCTGCGGCAAACCTATAACTCGGAGATGATGGTTATCAAGCAAGGTCCACTTACTCTGATTGCCAATAGCGCTCTGGTGCTTAAATCCCATGAATAA